From a region of the Cucumis sativus cultivar 9930 chromosome 6, Cucumber_9930_V3, whole genome shotgun sequence genome:
- the LOC116404429 gene encoding serine/threonine-protein phosphatase 7 long form homolog, with the protein MALLQHQCHNGQAMWTYVGPMICFHLVEKHQADRVLRQFHMLQMPPEFCSTDQGLHQIDLRGKHDQDWSRIHAEHIAMWHSRNNFCAEAEATQKPTVSDNYFSWYTSITRRFMTPDGAYCYRMNNFVEDVRRVSMENNFEIFSPMCDEVMGNIDSLVQRTRRLNVADTDRRRIRRRRRQQGDDVVEGDGEAS; encoded by the exons ATGGCATTGCTTCAACATCAATGTCATAACGGTCAAGCGATGTGGACATATGTGGGTCCTATGATTTGCTTTCATCTCGTTGAGAAGCATCAAGCAGATCGTGTATTGCGACAGTTCCATATGCTACAAATGCCACCAGAGTTTTGCTCCACAGATCAGGGCCTACaccaaattgatttaagaggCAAGCACGATCAAGATTGGAGTAGGATTCATGCAGAGCATATAGCAATGTGGCATTCACGAAATAATTTTTGTGCCGAAGCAGAAGCAACACAGAAGCCGACAGTATCAGATAACTACTTTTCATGGTACACGTCGATTACCCGACGCTTCATGACACCTGATGGCGCTTACTGTTATCGCATg aataattttgttgaagacgTACGTCGAGTCTCCAtggaaaacaattttgaaatttttagtcCAATGTGTGACGAAGTCATGGGAAATATAGACAGTCTTGTTCAGCGGACTCGACGTTTAAATGTTGCTGACACAGATCGTAGACGCATTCGACGGCGACGACGACAACAAGGCGATGATGTCGTAGAGGGAGATGGGGAAGCTTCTTAA